Proteins encoded within one genomic window of Anaerohalosphaeraceae bacterium:
- the fusA gene encoding elongation factor G — protein sequence MAAVKDFRNVVLLGHGGAGKTSLAEAILHKAGVTNRLGSVDEKNTVSDFDEEEKNRGHSIYSSLLYFTHAGKTVNLIDTPGYPDFIGAALMSIPAADTAVIVISASAGIEINTRKLFAAASSAGKARIIVINKIDAENADLKELLGQIQESFGPQCRPANLPSPDKNSVIDCIRNKSGQSPVMDVAKAHTELLESIIEADDQLMESYLSGETISDEKISEVFVKALVSGTVIPVLFTNAKTEVGIPELMDMLAHFAPSPVDVKPPVLTDGEKKIEITPDPNGPFAGLVFRVGYEARSNMKYASIRIFSGKLDSSTQLFVGDARKPIRPGHPLKMLGGEIKEVEGGTCGDIITLTKIDELSHGLLVHDGKFSGKFELPAIPKPMFSLALEPISRNDENRLSSALEKLCEEDVCFKVNRDPQTKELVISGLGDLHLRIMLAKMENRYKVSVHTKPPKIPYRETITAKAEGHYRHKKQTGGAGQFGEVYLRVEPAPRDSDPPLIFSWDIYGGTIPGQFEPAILKGIQDVMESGIVAGFPMQDIKVSVYDGKHHPVDSKEVAFRTAGKGAFIDALEKAKPVLLEPIVNMEITVPAENMGDITGDMASRRGRVTGQEMLPGGMVLIRAQVPLSEVANYNSQLKSVTGGQGSYSMELSHYEPTPPNIQQQVVAQYKKEKQAE from the coding sequence GTGGCAGCAGTTAAGGACTTTCGAAATGTGGTTCTTTTAGGACACGGCGGCGCCGGCAAAACTTCGCTGGCGGAAGCCATTCTTCATAAAGCCGGTGTTACCAACCGCTTAGGGAGTGTTGACGAAAAAAATACCGTGTCCGATTTCGATGAAGAGGAAAAAAACCGCGGCCATTCCATCTACTCATCACTCCTCTACTTCACCCACGCAGGAAAAACCGTCAACCTGATTGACACCCCCGGTTATCCGGATTTCATCGGGGCGGCTTTAATGTCCATTCCTGCCGCCGACACGGCTGTAATCGTCATCAGTGCCTCCGCAGGAATCGAAATCAATACCCGAAAACTGTTTGCGGCAGCCTCCTCCGCCGGCAAGGCACGGATTATCGTTATCAATAAAATCGATGCAGAAAATGCTGACCTGAAAGAATTGCTCGGGCAAATCCAGGAGTCTTTCGGACCGCAATGCAGACCGGCCAACCTGCCTTCTCCGGACAAAAACTCCGTGATTGACTGCATCCGAAACAAATCCGGCCAGTCTCCTGTGATGGATGTTGCCAAAGCCCATACGGAACTGCTCGAAAGCATCATTGAAGCCGACGACCAGCTAATGGAAAGTTATTTATCCGGTGAAACCATTTCGGATGAAAAAATTTCAGAAGTCTTTGTCAAGGCCCTCGTATCCGGAACGGTCATTCCCGTTTTGTTCACCAACGCCAAAACCGAAGTCGGCATCCCGGAACTCATGGATATGCTGGCTCATTTCGCTCCGTCGCCGGTCGATGTAAAACCGCCGGTACTTACAGACGGCGAGAAAAAAATCGAAATCACCCCGGATCCAAACGGCCCGTTTGCCGGACTGGTTTTCCGCGTCGGCTACGAAGCCCGCTCCAATATGAAGTACGCCTCCATCCGAATTTTCAGCGGAAAACTCGATTCCTCCACGCAGCTGTTTGTCGGAGATGCACGAAAACCCATCCGACCGGGCCATCCGCTCAAAATGCTCGGCGGAGAAATCAAAGAGGTGGAAGGAGGAACGTGCGGCGACATTATTACGCTGACCAAAATTGATGAGCTCTCGCACGGCCTCCTCGTGCACGACGGAAAATTCTCCGGCAAATTCGAGCTGCCCGCTATTCCAAAACCTATGTTTTCCCTGGCCCTCGAGCCGATTTCACGAAACGATGAAAACCGCCTCAGCAGCGCGCTGGAAAAACTGTGCGAGGAAGACGTCTGCTTTAAGGTCAACCGCGACCCGCAGACCAAAGAACTGGTCATCAGCGGTCTGGGAGACCTGCACCTGCGGATTATGCTGGCCAAAATGGAAAACCGATACAAAGTATCCGTGCATACCAAGCCGCCCAAGATTCCCTATCGCGAAACCATCACCGCCAAGGCGGAAGGACACTATCGGCACAAAAAGCAGACCGGCGGTGCCGGCCAGTTCGGCGAAGTGTATCTGCGCGTCGAGCCCGCGCCGCGGGATTCCGACCCGCCGCTGATTTTCAGCTGGGACATTTACGGCGGCACCATTCCCGGCCAGTTCGAGCCGGCCATTCTTAAAGGCATCCAGGATGTGATGGAAAGCGGAATCGTCGCCGGCTTCCCGATGCAGGATATCAAGGTCTCCGTCTATGACGGCAAGCACCACCCGGTCGATTCCAAAGAAGTGGCCTTCCGCACGGCCGGCAAAGGGGCCTTTATTGATGCTCTCGAAAAAGCCAAACCGGTCCTGCTGGAACCCATCGTGAATATGGAAATCACCGTTCCGGCCGAAAATATGGGGGATATCACCGGCGATATGGCATCCCGACGCGGGCGAGTCACCGGTCAGGAAATGCTTCCGGGCGGAATGGTTCTGATTCGGGCCCAGGTGCCGCTGTCCGAAGTGGCCAACTACAACAGCCAGCTCAAAAGCGTCACCGGCGGACAGGGCAGCTACTCGATGGAATTAAGCCATTATGAACCGACTCCTCCGAATATCCAGCAGCAGGTAGTCGCCCAATACAAGAAAGAAAAACAAGCAGAATAA
- a CDS encoding HAD-IIIA family hydrolase: protein MAAKARVNLNRIRMLLLDVDGVLTDGGLLIHPDGSESKWFNVYDGHRIRMWQRAGLLCGLLSGRQSEATARRAEQLQISLVLQGCGEKLPAFEQMLAEMRLEPDEVAYVGDDLMDLPILRRVGFAVAVANAPEEVRRHADYVTLRDGGKGAVAEVIEYLLRITGRWEELLKQYQV, encoded by the coding sequence ATGGCGGCCAAAGCCCGAGTGAATCTGAATCGAATTCGTATGCTGCTTCTGGATGTGGACGGGGTCCTAACGGATGGGGGGCTTCTGATTCATCCGGACGGTTCGGAGAGCAAATGGTTTAACGTCTATGACGGTCACCGAATCCGAATGTGGCAGCGGGCGGGACTGTTGTGCGGTTTGCTGAGCGGTCGTCAGTCGGAGGCGACAGCCCGCCGGGCCGAGCAGCTTCAGATTTCGTTGGTTTTGCAGGGCTGCGGGGAAAAACTGCCTGCGTTTGAACAGATGCTTGCAGAAATGCGGCTGGAACCGGATGAAGTGGCTTATGTGGGGGATGATTTGATGGATTTGCCGATTCTGCGGCGGGTCGGATTTGCCGTGGCGGTGGCCAATGCACCGGAGGAAGTGCGGCGGCATGCGGATTATGTGACGCTTCGGGACGGAGGAAAAGGAGCTGTGGCGGAGGTGATTGAATATTTGCTGCGCATCACCGGCCGCTGGGAAGAACTTTTGAAGCAGTATCAGGTATAA
- a CDS encoding KpsF/GutQ family sugar-phosphate isomerase: MKPDLVYARRVIEAEAAGIAGLVCLVESAAFAQAVQRLYDCRGSVIVTGVGKAGQIGQKISGTLASTGTPSHFLHPTEALHGDLGRVGPEDVVLALSHSGRSDEILRLVEPLKQREIPLISIVGDGQSPLARYSDLVLCMGVQEEACPHGLAPSVSTTCMLALGDALALTVMKARNFTIEDYARFHPGGALGARLITVGQSMWFKRGETLPLALETDTVEEMLNKTASLKRRGAVMIVDGDGKLKGIITDGDLRRAMTRFGAAVFARRTADLMTSPCKRVTEETLAAEAMAIFHKYRIDELPVVDAQERPVGLIDVQDIVSLKIVQ, encoded by the coding sequence ATGAAACCGGATTTGGTCTATGCCAGACGGGTGATTGAAGCGGAAGCGGCCGGAATTGCCGGCTTGGTTTGTTTGGTTGAATCGGCGGCATTTGCACAGGCCGTGCAGCGGCTTTATGACTGCCGCGGTTCGGTCATCGTGACGGGGGTCGGCAAGGCCGGTCAGATTGGTCAGAAAATCAGCGGCACGCTGGCGTCGACGGGGACACCGAGCCATTTTCTGCATCCGACGGAGGCGCTGCACGGCGACTTGGGCCGGGTCGGGCCGGAGGATGTAGTCCTGGCGCTCAGCCACAGCGGGCGAAGCGATGAAATTCTGCGGCTGGTCGAGCCGCTCAAACAGCGGGAGATTCCCCTGATAAGCATTGTGGGAGACGGGCAGTCGCCGTTGGCCCGCTACAGCGATTTGGTGCTGTGTATGGGCGTTCAGGAAGAGGCCTGTCCGCACGGGCTGGCGCCGAGCGTTTCAACAACGTGCATGCTGGCCCTCGGAGATGCCCTGGCCCTGACGGTGATGAAGGCAAGGAATTTTACGATTGAGGATTATGCACGCTTTCATCCGGGCGGGGCGCTGGGGGCCCGGCTGATTACCGTGGGCCAGTCGATGTGGTTTAAGCGGGGCGAGACCCTGCCGCTGGCCCTCGAGACGGATACTGTAGAAGAAATGCTGAACAAAACGGCCTCACTGAAACGCCGGGGGGCGGTGATGATTGTGGACGGAGACGGCAAGCTGAAGGGGATTATTACAGACGGGGACCTTCGGCGTGCGATGACGCGGTTTGGCGCGGCGGTTTTTGCCCGCAGGACGGCGGATTTGATGACATCGCCCTGCAAGCGGGTGACGGAAGAGACGCTGGCGGCGGAGGCAATGGCGATTTTCCATAAATATCGAATTGACGAGCTTCCGGTGGTGGATGCGCAGGAGCGGCCGGTGGGGTTAATAGATGTACAGGATATTGTGAGTTTGAAAATTGTTCAGTAA
- a CDS encoding Rne/Rng family ribonuclease: MAREMLVNVAEGEECRIAVVDDGVLEELYIERANVASTVGNIYKGRIVNIEAEIQAAFVDFGQSKSGFLHISDLHPRYFPEGQDKEEEKIGRRQSVTQRPLIQKCLKKGMEIVVQVIKEGINTKGPTLSTYISLPGRYAVLMPWMNQVGVSQKIEDEAERKRLRELASTLKLPKQSGLIIRTAAQMATKRELQNDVSYLSRLWNAILKRSETEKAPALIYQESDLVIRTVRDIFDSRISKIYCDSEAITQKIKDFLGIVQPRMCSRVVYYDGKVPLFSRFRIEQEIEKIQSPYVPLKSGGSLVIEQTEALVAIDVNSSKYRKQDNAEQTALKINLEAAKEIVRQLKLRDLGGLIVCDFIDMRDGKNRREVERVFREALKSDRARSRALKMSQFGLIELTRQRIRPSLQLSTYQKCPHCQGRGLVKSYESQAIELIRLLQTAAARKEIQKIELRVQPEVADFLQNQKRSVLVRLESENEKEIAVHADWKTNGQTPTIICYDARGNEVKI, translated from the coding sequence ATGGCACGTGAAATGCTGGTAAATGTGGCCGAGGGGGAGGAATGCCGAATTGCCGTTGTGGACGACGGCGTGCTGGAGGAGCTGTATATTGAACGGGCGAATGTCGCCAGCACGGTCGGCAATATTTATAAGGGTCGCATTGTCAATATTGAGGCGGAAATCCAGGCAGCGTTTGTGGATTTTGGGCAGTCCAAGAGCGGCTTTCTGCACATCAGCGACCTGCATCCGCGGTATTTTCCGGAGGGACAGGACAAGGAGGAGGAAAAAATCGGCCGGCGGCAGTCGGTGACCCAGCGTCCACTGATTCAGAAATGCCTGAAGAAGGGGATGGAAATTGTCGTTCAGGTGATTAAGGAGGGAATCAACACCAAGGGGCCCACGCTGAGCACCTATATTTCACTGCCGGGGCGGTATGCTGTTTTGATGCCCTGGATGAATCAGGTGGGGGTTTCGCAGAAGATTGAGGATGAGGCGGAGCGCAAACGGCTTCGGGAGCTGGCCTCGACGCTCAAGCTGCCCAAGCAGTCGGGACTGATTATCCGCACGGCCGCGCAGATGGCGACCAAGCGGGAGCTGCAGAACGACGTGTCCTATCTGTCCCGATTGTGGAATGCGATTCTCAAACGCAGCGAAACGGAAAAGGCGCCGGCGCTGATTTATCAGGAGTCGGATTTGGTGATCCGGACAGTGCGGGATATCTTCGACAGCCGCATCAGCAAGATTTACTGCGACAGTGAGGCCATTACCCAGAAGATTAAGGATTTTCTGGGTATTGTGCAGCCGCGGATGTGCAGCCGGGTGGTTTATTATGACGGCAAAGTGCCGCTGTTCAGCCGGTTCCGGATTGAGCAGGAGATTGAGAAGATTCAGTCTCCGTATGTGCCGCTCAAGAGCGGCGGCTCGCTGGTGATTGAGCAGACCGAGGCGCTGGTGGCGATTGATGTCAACAGCAGCAAGTACCGCAAGCAGGATAACGCCGAGCAGACGGCCCTGAAGATTAACCTGGAGGCGGCCAAAGAGATTGTGCGGCAGCTCAAACTGCGGGATTTGGGCGGGCTGATTGTCTGCGATTTTATCGATATGCGGGACGGGAAGAATCGCCGGGAGGTGGAGCGGGTTTTTCGGGAGGCCCTCAAAAGCGATCGCGCTCGTTCCCGTGCCCTCAAGATGAGCCAGTTTGGTCTGATTGAGCTGACGCGGCAGCGCATTCGTCCTTCGCTTCAGCTGAGTACCTATCAGAAATGTCCGCATTGTCAGGGCCGCGGCCTGGTGAAGAGTTATGAATCGCAGGCGATTGAGCTGATTCGTCTGCTGCAGACGGCAGCGGCCCGCAAAGAGATTCAGAAGATTGAGCTGCGTGTCCAGCCCGAGGTGGCGGACTTTCTTCAGAATCAGAAACGGTCGGTCCTGGTGCGTCTGGAAAGCGAAAACGAAAAGGAAATCGCGGTCCATGCGGACTGGAAAACGAACGGACAGACTCCGACAATCATCTGCTACGATGCGCGAGGCAATGAGGTGAAAATTTGA
- a CDS encoding TIGR03936 family radical SAM-associated protein has translation MTQRTAMVIVFDIRGDLCVLSHRETMTMWVRALARSGLPVSYSAGFNPHPRLSLPLPRAVGVEGEGEVLWVQLERGCSPSEAEGLARMLPAGCAIRGIEVPAGPSPRRAVRADYVFERAPGVSADFWLERLHRAHQQLLSGEPILRKRLTPRKQNKTLDFHSYLEGISGDSEQIRLSCRIAPEGTLRVEEMLDWLGLKREDLSGSPRRNNVVWISN, from the coding sequence ATGACCCAGCGGACGGCAATGGTGATTGTGTTTGACATTCGGGGGGACTTGTGTGTTCTTTCTCATCGTGAAACGATGACGATGTGGGTTCGAGCTCTGGCCCGCTCGGGACTTCCGGTCTCCTACAGTGCCGGCTTTAATCCGCATCCGCGTCTGTCGCTTCCCCTGCCGCGTGCGGTGGGGGTAGAGGGCGAAGGAGAAGTGCTTTGGGTTCAATTGGAAAGAGGATGCTCCCCGTCTGAAGCGGAAGGGCTGGCTCGGATGCTGCCGGCGGGCTGCGCAATCAGGGGGATTGAGGTTCCGGCAGGACCAAGTCCCCGGCGGGCGGTGCGGGCGGATTATGTTTTTGAGCGGGCGCCGGGGGTTTCTGCGGATTTCTGGCTCGAGCGGCTGCACAGAGCTCATCAGCAGCTTTTGTCGGGCGAACCAATTCTGCGGAAAAGGCTGACGCCCCGAAAGCAAAACAAGACGCTGGATTTTCATTCGTATCTGGAGGGGATCAGCGGAGATTCCGAGCAGATTCGGCTGAGCTGCCGGATTGCACCGGAAGGGACGCTTCGCGTTGAGGAAATGCTGGATTGGCTGGGGCTGAAGCGGGAAGACCTTTCGGGATCGCCGCGAAGGAACAATGTAGTCTGGATAAGCAATTAA
- the ptsP gene encoding phosphoenolpyruvate--protein phosphotransferase codes for MELRKGIAVSPGIAIARAMVIDSKDYRIPRRSIMASQRAGEIKRVRLAFADAIRELDQIQTAKRIEEGSIRDIFAVHMRFLRDKRFLKRVTDYIEKELVTAEYAVSAILREIASHFEKVDDVYISERAADIYDIERRLLTHLLGKVAEEVEHLREEVVIVAHDLAPTQTASFNKTFVKGFATERGGRTSHTAIIARSLGIPAVVALEDLMSCVTAQSTVIIDGNRGVVVIDPDEATLEEYRAHARRFTEFEHELDGFRDIPAVTRDGVPITLLGNVEFPDEAEVVLQKGGQGIGLYRTEFLYLYGGTEPTEDDHYHAYSEVARLMNGKPIVIRTMDLGADKVPHTNRHPQEANPVLGLRSIRYCLQNLPLFKTQLRAILRASTLGDVRVMFPLITTMQELRQAKMILRDVMEDLDEYGVPYNAQMPVGIMIETPSSALTAGLLATESDFFSIGTNDLIQYTLAVDRGNEHVSTMYSAAEPAVLYLIRSVIHDANKAGIGLSVCGEMASEPEFVMLLLGMGVRMLSMAPPLIPEVKKIVCSVTIEECNLLARKVATLDSQRQIKNLLRDAAGRILPVEY; via the coding sequence ATGGAACTGCGAAAAGGAATAGCCGTTTCACCGGGCATTGCGATTGCCCGGGCGATGGTGATTGATTCGAAGGATTACCGAATTCCCCGTCGCTCGATTATGGCCTCTCAGCGTGCCGGGGAAATTAAGCGGGTTCGGCTTGCGTTTGCGGACGCCATTCGGGAGCTGGACCAGATTCAGACGGCCAAGCGAATCGAGGAGGGCTCGATTCGGGACATTTTCGCCGTGCATATGCGTTTCCTTCGGGATAAGCGGTTTCTTAAGCGGGTTACGGATTACATTGAGAAGGAACTGGTGACGGCGGAGTATGCTGTTTCGGCGATTCTGCGGGAGATTGCTTCGCACTTTGAGAAGGTTGACGATGTGTACATCAGCGAGCGTGCGGCGGATATTTATGATATTGAACGCCGTCTGCTGACGCATCTGCTGGGCAAGGTGGCTGAAGAGGTGGAGCATCTGCGGGAAGAGGTAGTTATTGTAGCCCATGACCTGGCACCGACCCAGACGGCCAGTTTCAACAAAACTTTTGTGAAGGGGTTTGCGACAGAGCGAGGGGGACGGACCAGTCATACGGCGATCATTGCTCGTTCGCTTGGAATTCCGGCCGTGGTGGCTCTGGAGGATTTGATGAGCTGCGTGACGGCTCAGAGCACGGTGATTATTGACGGCAATCGGGGAGTGGTGGTCATCGACCCGGATGAGGCCACGCTGGAGGAGTATCGTGCCCATGCCCGGCGTTTCACGGAGTTTGAGCATGAACTGGACGGTTTTCGGGATATCCCGGCTGTTACGCGGGACGGTGTGCCGATTACCCTGCTGGGCAATGTCGAGTTTCCGGATGAAGCGGAGGTAGTCCTGCAGAAGGGCGGTCAGGGCATCGGGCTGTATCGGACGGAGTTTTTGTATCTGTACGGCGGCACCGAGCCGACGGAGGATGACCATTACCATGCGTATTCGGAAGTGGCACGGCTGATGAACGGCAAGCCCATCGTTATCCGGACGATGGATTTGGGTGCGGACAAGGTGCCGCATACCAACCGCCATCCGCAGGAGGCCAATCCGGTGCTGGGGCTTCGGTCGATTCGGTACTGTCTGCAGAACCTGCCCCTGTTTAAAACGCAGCTGCGTGCGATTCTTCGTGCTTCAACGCTGGGGGATGTGCGGGTGATGTTTCCGCTGATAACAACGATGCAGGAGCTGCGCCAGGCGAAGATGATTCTGCGGGATGTGATGGAGGATTTGGATGAGTACGGCGTTCCGTACAATGCGCAGATGCCGGTGGGGATTATGATTGAGACGCCCAGTTCGGCACTGACGGCGGGGCTCCTGGCTACGGAGAGTGATTTTTTCAGTATCGGCACCAATGATTTGATTCAGTACACGCTGGCAGTGGACCGGGGCAATGAGCATGTTTCCACAATGTACTCGGCGGCGGAACCGGCGGTGCTGTATCTGATTCGCAGCGTGATTCACGATGCCAACAAAGCCGGCATCGGGCTGAGTGTCTGCGGAGAAATGGCTTCGGAACCGGAATTTGTGATGCTTCTGTTGGGGATGGGGGTTCGAATGCTGTCGATGGCTCCGCCGCTGATTCCGGAGGTCAAAAAGATTGTCTGCTCGGTTACCATTGAGGAGTGCAATCTGCTGGCCCGAAAAGTGGCGACCTTGGATTCGCAGCGTCAAATTAAAAATCTGCTTCGAGATGCGGCCGGCCGGATTCTGCCGGTGGAATATTGA
- a CDS encoding HPr family phosphocarrier protein — MSEPVAEIEVEIQNEEGLHLRPAVQFVDVASRFRSAITVSHGSVQADAKSVMEMTLLAAACGSRLKIRAVGPDASDAVAALGELVAKNFPPTSKPAEAKKEG; from the coding sequence GTGAGTGAACCGGTTGCGGAAATTGAGGTGGAGATTCAAAATGAGGAAGGTCTGCATTTGCGGCCTGCGGTTCAGTTTGTCGATGTAGCCAGCCGGTTTCGCTCTGCCATTACGGTTTCTCACGGTTCGGTTCAGGCGGATGCCAAGAGCGTGATGGAAATGACGCTTTTGGCGGCCGCATGCGGCAGTCGTCTGAAAATACGGGCTGTCGGACCGGATGCTTCGGATGCGGTTGCAGCTCTGGGAGAACTGGTGGCCAAGAATTTTCCTCCAACGTCCAAACCAGCGGAAGCCAAGAAGGAAGGATAA
- a CDS encoding PTS sugar transporter subunit IIA: MKLSDIVCFSAIVPELEAKDRNGAIRELVGLLHQSGCLGRNDPEKLIRAIIQRENEASTGMGKGVALPHIKADGITEPVAAVGRSSHGIDFRSLDKQPVYTVLLLVSPKDNPDKHLQAMEILFRNLNQDDFRRFLRQAQTVEEIAEVIRDAS, encoded by the coding sequence ATGAAATTGTCAGACATTGTGTGTTTTTCGGCGATTGTCCCGGAGTTGGAGGCCAAGGACCGCAATGGGGCAATCCGGGAACTTGTAGGACTTCTTCATCAGAGCGGCTGTTTAGGGCGCAATGACCCGGAAAAATTGATCCGGGCCATTATTCAGCGGGAAAATGAAGCCAGTACCGGTATGGGCAAGGGTGTGGCTCTTCCGCATATCAAAGCGGACGGGATTACGGAACCGGTAGCGGCCGTCGGACGCAGCAGTCATGGAATTGACTTTCGGTCGCTGGATAAACAGCCGGTTTATACAGTTCTTCTGCTGGTTAGTCCCAAGGACAATCCCGATAAGCATCTTCAGGCGATGGAGATTCTCTTCCGAAATCTGAATCAGGATGATTTTCGCCGATTTCTTCGTCAGGCGCAGACGGTGGAGGAGATTGCGGAAGTGATTCGAGATGCAAGTTGA